CAGCGACTCGACAGACATACGGTCAAGCCTATCCGTCTAGAAGGGGTGCCACAGGCGGTCGTCCCCCGCTCGCAGCGAGTCGAGCCGGTTCCGCAGCTCCTCACGGGCCCCGAGGTCGCGATGGGCGTTGCGCAGCACGGCGGTGAGGGTCTGCAGTTCACGCATGTCACGCAGCACCGGGTATCCCTCCCATCGGGTCACGTCGTAGCCGTAGGCCTCGCTGAAATTGGACCGCTGCCGCTCGGTCAGCCCGAAACGCGCCCCCTGCAGGGTCGGGACCAGGTCGATCTCCCTGGGCCCCGCGCACACCCCGTCCCAGTCGCACAGCAGGAAACCGCCGCGTGTGCGGATCATGTTCCCGCGGTGGGCGTCCCCGTGCGTGAGCCCGTACGGCAGGGTGAACTCCACATGTTCGTAGTAGGCCTCGGCAAGCGCGTCGCACCGTTCGAGCAGCCAGCGGCGGTCGCCCTCGTCGAGCGCGAGCCCAGCCGGGATCGCCCGGCGCACCGCTCCGAACGGGTCGTGGGTCGGCAACTCGAACGGTACGGGCGGCAGGTCGTGCAGCCTCCGCAGCAACGGCCCCAGCTGCGCCGGGTCGGGCGGCGGCCCGATGTGCTCCTCGTGGCGCCAGAAGGTCGCCAGGAACCCCTCCGCGACCACCGGCTGCCCGACGTTCAGCGGCCTTACCGTGGGGAATCCCTGCTCTGCCAGCCAGCGGGTGACCCTGATCGACGTCGTCAGCCGGTCGAACCTGCCAGGCGTGGTCGCCTGCGTCAGGCGTACCACCACCCCCTGGGCCGGCAGGTGGTAGACGATGTTGGCGAAGTCGCGCAGCAGGACGGCACCGGAGCTGTCGAGACCGACCTCCCGGCAGGCATGGCTGAGGGCCACGACGGCCCGGGTGAGAACCGATCCTTCTGCCGCGATCGTCATCGCCCGCTCCTGTCCGAGATCGCCTGCCGGGCGTGCTGGGGCAGGCCCAGGACGCAGAAACTCTCGATCTGCCTGGCCATCCGCTCTCCCCCCGTCCGGGAGGAGAGCAGCGCGCGGCCCGTGGTGAGGGTCGTGCCCAGGCTGCCGATGCGCCGGTCGGAGGGGAGGGCGAGGATCGGCGTCATGGCACTCTCCGCACCCGCGGCGTCCCCCTCCATGAGGTGGGCGATCGCCAGATGAGCGCTGGCCATGGACTCGCACCCGTAGGAGCGGTTCTCCGGATCACCGGAGGCGTACAGGGACAGCGACGCTCGCGCCGACTCGATGGCCGCCGCCGGAGCGCCGAGGTGCAGATGGGTGACCGCCGCGTAGTAGTGCTCCTTGGCCGGGCGGAACGCGAACTCACCGGCGATCTCGTCATGCAGTTCGTCGGCTCCCGCGCCCCGGACGTCGGCCGCCTGCCGGAGCGCCTCCGCGGCATCCCCGCCACGGCCCAGCAACGCGTAGGAACGGGCCCGCAGCATGTGCAGGCGAGTGGCTCCGGACCCCACCTTCACGGAGGTCAGCCCGTCCTCCGCATACCTGGCCGCGTCACTGTGGCGGCGGTCCCAGAGTGCCACCGAGGACTGCATTCCACGTGCCCACGCCATCAACGCCGGATGCCCCGCCACCTTGCCGTAGGTCCACGCGGCCCGGGCGAGGGTGTCGGCGGGGACCCGGCGGTCCATGTCCATGCTCACGTTGGCCATCAGTCCGCACAGCGCGCCGGTGAGGAAGTAAAGCTCTCGGGCCTGCCCCGGGTGGATGCGTCTCCGCAGTGCCCTGCGGGTCCGTTCCTGCAGCTCCCGCATCTCCACGAAGAGCGGCAGCGGGGCCTCCACGACGTAGCGTTTACCGACCCAGATCACCTGGGTGCGCAACCGTTCCAGCGCGCCGGACCCCAGCTCACTCGCCTCGGCCTCCTCCGCGTGGGCGCCCGCCTCATCGGCCGCCACCGCGATCAGGTCCAGGGTCGGGGATGGGGACGGCACCGACCGCAGTTCCTCGGGGGTGTAGTCGTTGGCGAAGCCGAGCTGCACCGGCCCGGTCTCGTAGAGACGGCAGAGCAGGTCCGTATAGTCACGATCGGGCCGGGCCCCCGCCTCCCACTCCCGCCAGGAGCGCTCGGACAGCCCGCGTCGCTTGGCCCCCTCCCTGTCGCTCAGGGCGTGGAAGTGCTCGATGGCCTCCTCCACGGTCCATCCGTACGCGAGCCTGCGGCACTTGAACCTGGTCTGCTGCGGGGAGCACGCATGGATCTCGTCGACCATCTGCTGGATGACCGCCGCGGACGGCGGACCCGGCAGGGACGCCAGCGTCCGGTCACGGATGATCGTCGCGTAGGCCAGCGCGGCACGGTCCCCGCTACGTGAGCTCTGGGTCATCGGCTCTTCCGCCGTTCTTCCGGAGGGGACGCCCCCACATCGATGGGCGGACGTCGTCGGGTGGACCTGAGAGCCGGCCGCCGGACCGGGATGGCGCGCCTCTCACGACCCGGCACCGCCGAAGGGCACGACCGTCCCACCGCTGCGGAGCTGAGCCTGGAAGAGCTGCCCGCACAGACTGCTCGGAGTCTCGGCGAACCAGACCGCCGGCGGGCTGCCCGCCGACACAGCGGCCCACCGGCCCTTGCTGAAGACGATCCGATAGTCAGGAAACGCGGTACGCAGCAGTTCCAGTGCTCGTTGCCGCTCGGCGAGTTCCGATATCACGGCCCCTCCGTCATCGCGAGTTCCGTCGTCGTTCCCAGAATGTTCGCTTGACTCCCGCTATGCCAGTGAGAATCCAGGCTCACGGACATGCGGGCGGCTCTCATGTCGGCCTGCCTAGAACGGCTGTTCGCGGATGTGGATGGCTTGAAGCAACCCGACGGCGATCATATTGGCGAAGGTCGCGGTGCCGCCATAGGAGACGAACGGCAGGGGGAGACCGGTGATCGGCATGATCCCGATCGTCATCCCGATGTTGACGAAGGACTGGAAGGCCAGCCAGCAGACGATCACACCGGCGATCAGCGTGCCGAACCGGTCGTCGCACTGCCGCGCGATCCGCATCCCCCGCAGCAGGATCACACCGAGCAGGGCCACCACGGTGACCGAGCCCAGAAAGCCGAACTCCTCCCCCGCCACCGTGAAGATGAAGTCGGTGTGCTGCTCGGGCACGAACCGGCCGGTGGTCTGTCCCCCGTCGAACAATCCCTTGCCGAACAGCTGCCCAGACCCGATGGCGATCAGCGACTGGGTGCTGTTGTAGCCCACGCCGCGCGGATCGCTGGCGGGGTTGAGGAAGGCGGTGAACCGGGCGATCTGGTACGGCTCCAGCACGTTGAGGAACCATACGGCCACACCCGCCCCGATCGCGCTGAGGGCCAGACCGCAGATCCAGCGTTTGCGGACCCCGGCGATGACGAGCGCCGCGGCCGTGATCACTCCGAGGACCATCGTGGTGCCCAGGTCGGGCTGGAGCATGACCAGCCCCATGGTGAAAGCGCTCACCGCCAGCGCTATCCCGATGTCCAGGCCCCGTGGCCGGTCGGCGCTCGTCGCGGACGGGGCCAGCAGCATGGCCAGCATCAGCACCAGACCGAGCTTGGCGAACTCCGACGGCTGGAAGGCGAAACCTCCACCCACCATGATCCACGAGTGAGCCCCGTTCACGGTGGAGCCGAGAGGTGTGAGCACCAGGAACAGCCCGAGCAGCGACAGGCCATACAGCAGCGGCGCATAGGACCGCAGCCTCCGGTGGTCCGCCATCGCCGACACGCCGGTCAGGACGGTCCCGATGCAGAGGTTGAGGATGTGCTTTTTGACCAGCCCGGTGGATCCGGGTGCCCATGTCCTGGTGGACGACCAGACGAGCATCGTGCCGACCACCGCCAGTGCCGCCACGGAGACCAGCAACACCCCGTCCATCCGGCGGACCACAGAGGACACCGTCGCCGCCCTACGGGCGAAGGCCCCTCGTGGCGGTGCCGCCATCGTGCGGGTCACCGCGCCACCGTACCGTCCCGTTTGATCATCGGCGGTTCGGAGGCGGGACGCCCTGCCGGTAGTGCCGCCGGCGCCGGCCCTCCGGTGGGAGTGAAGCCGTATATGCCCTCGTAGATCTTCCGGGCGGCCGGAGCCGCGGTCTCCGCGCCCATCCCACCCTGGGAGACCATGACGACGACCACGAACCGGGGCCTGTCCGTCGGCGCGAACGAGGCGAACCAGGAGGTGTCCGCCTTGCCGTAGACCTCGGCGGTCCCGGTCTTACCACCGATCTTCACCTTGTTCATCGGGAAGCCGACGAAGGCTCCGGCAGCCGTGCCGTCGGAGGGCACATCGCTCAGCGCCCCCTTGATGTAGGCCCGTTCCGTGGCGGAGATCGGCAGCTTACGCACCACCGGCACCTTGATCTCCTTGACCATGCTGCCGTCCGGCCGTACCAACGCCCAGCCCAGCCGGGGACTGCGCAGCTTGCCGTCTCCGACCAGCGCCGCGTAGGCCGCCGCCAGCTGCAACGGGGTCACCAGGACGTCGCCCTGGCCGATGGAGAAGTTGGCCGCGTCACCCGGCCGCCACTGGTAGCCCTCCACACAGTTCTCGTACGCCAGCTGCTTGAGGAAGGCCGCCCGGCTGGGATCACCCTTGGCGACCTCCGGATATCCGGACTTGGCCCGCTTGCAGTTGTCCGTTTTGGTGACCGCCCACAGGTCCTTCTTCCACTGCCGGTCGGGGATCCGCCCGGCCGACTCGCCCGGCAGGTCGATACCGGTGGGACGGCCGAACCCGAAGGCACGCGCCATGTTCGCCATCGGTTCCTTGGTCTTCGCCTTCGCCTTCAGCCCGCCGTCACGCAGCCACTGCTCGTAGGCAGCCCGGTAGAAGATCGTGTCGCAGGACTTCACCAGGGCCGTGTGCAGGGTCATCGTGCCCATCGCGATGCCGTGAAAGTTGTTGAACGGCCGGCTGCCGACCATGAAGGAGCCCGGGCAGTCATACTGGCCGTGCAGCGGGTAACCGTCCTTGAGCATCGCCGACACCGATGTGACCTTGAACGTCGAGCCCGGCGCGAACTCGCCCTTGATGGCACGCGACACCAGCGGCTTGCCCGCCTTGCCGGACAGCAGACGCTGATAGTCCCTCTCCGAGATGCCCCCGGTCCAGATCGCCGGATTGTAGGTCGGCGCGCTGGCCAGAGCGACCACCCTGCCGGTCCTCACGTCGAGCACCACCGCCCCCGCGCCGTCGGCCCGGGGAGCGGACTTCATGGCATCGGCCAACGCCTTCTCCGTCACCGCCTGCACCTTGGCGTCGATGCTGGTGATGAGCGTGTCCCCGGACGTCGACGGCACCTGCCGCTCCACCCCGATCACCTTGCCGAGCCGGTCCACCTGCACCCGCCGTAGGCCGGGCACTCCCCGGAGCGCGCTGTCGTAGACCGACTCCAGCCCGTCCCGACCGACCAGGTCCACCCCGGAGAACACCGTCCTGGACCCGGCGCGCTTCTCCATCTCGGACTGGGTGATCGGCTGCAGGTAACCGAGCGCCTGCGCACCCGCGGTGCTTCCCGGATACTCCCTCACCGCCTGCACCTCGGCGGTCACCCCGGGAAACTCCTCCTGACGCTCCAGTATCTGCAGGGCCTCACGGGTCGTGACGTGGTCGTCGATCGGGATCGGCTGGTACGGCGAGCCGGGCCAGCACGGCCTGGCGACCCCCGGACCGCATGCCCTGATGCGCTCACGCAGATCCGCAGGGCGCCGGTCCAGCACCGTGGCCAGTCGCTGGAGCACGACCCTGCCGTTGCCCTCCATCCGGTTCAGGCTCGTGCGGTCCACCGAGACCACCAGCCTTGTGCGGTTGCGTACCAGCGGCCGCCCCGCCGAGTCGAGGATCTGCCCGCGCACCGCGGGCACCACCACGTCACGGGTGCGTGTCTCCATCGCGGCCGCCACGAACTCCTTGCCGCGCACCACCTGCACCTGCCAGAGTCGTACGGCCAGCAGCGCCAGCAGCGAGACCACCAGCACCTGCAGCACGACCAACCGGCCCCGCATCCGGATCATGTCCGCTCCTCGCCTGACGGCGTGTCCGAGCATGATGGGAAAAAGTCGTGCTCACCGACCCACCCGCTCATATGCGGCCCCGTGCCAGATACCCCGCCGGCTGCAAGGCCCGCGTCCGGGGTCCTCGGACGATTCTCGTCACCGCCCACACGATCAGCGGTGCGGCCAGCACGTTGTAAAGGATCATCTGGGGCAGCACCGTCGTGAGCATGGACCGGTTGATCCGGTCATCTCCGAGCAGTCCACCCACCACCACGGCGATCAGCGGACCGGCGGCCGCACAGGTCAACGTCGTGATCTGCACGGCTTCGGGATGGTTCTCCGCCATCCGGCCGGCCATGAACCCGATCAGGCACAGCACCAGTGCGTACTGCCCGAGCACATGCGCGGCAGGTGGCAGCACGTCGCTGACCAGCCCCGCGCAGAAACCCATGACCGCCCCGGCCACAGCCCCGCGGACCAACGCGTAACCCACCACGGTGAGCAGCACCAGATCGGGCGCACCCACCCCCGGGAGCGGCAGCCGGTTCACGGTTGTCACCTGGACGACCATGACCAGCAGGAGCATCCCCACCGAGATCACATCGCGGCCGCCCACCGTCAGGCCCCCTTCCGCGACACGTCGAGCCTGTGCGACGCCTCGGGTTTCTGCGCCCGGTCGGACTCACCCGGCGGGTTGGGCCTGCCCGGTGCGTTGGGCCGTACCGGGTCACGTGGATCGCGCTGTGGTGCCTGCACCACCACACCGACCACGTCCAGCGCGGTGAGGTCGGCGTACGGCCGCGCGTAGGCGATCCGGGTCAACTCCCCGGGCGTGGCCTCCACCCGCTCCACCACTCCGATAGGCACTCCCGCGACATACGGGACCCCCTTCTGGGAACCGAAACTCACGATCCTGCGGCCTGGAGCAACCTGAGCGGTCGAGTCGAGCAGCCGGAAACGGACCAGACGGCCGTTCTCCCCGACTCCGTGCACCACCCCGATCTCGTTGCTTCCCTCCAACCGCGCCCCGACCGCCGAAGCGGGATCACTGAGCAGGACCGCGGTCGAGGTGGACGTCCCCGTATGGATCACCCGGCCCACCAGGCCGTCGCCGTTCAACACGGTCATCTCCGACCGCACACCGTCGGCGCTGCCCACATCGAGCTCGACCGCCTCCTCGAACCCGGGCGTGCCACGCCGGGCGATCACCTGAGCGGACACGATCTTGTATCCGGCGGTCCCGGCGACCCGGAGCAGACGTCTCAGCTCGGCAGAGTGCCGCCGATCCAGGCTCTGCTCCATCAGGTCGCGCTTGAGCCGCTGGTTCTCCGCGTTCAGCGCGTCAATGCGACGCTGCGCGTCGGGCGCTCCCACCATCGTCTCGAAGAACTGGCCGACCGGCCGGATGACACCGGCCCCAGCGCTCTCCGCGGTGCCGAACAGCGCCGTTCCCGCTCCCCGGAGAGGACCGAAGGGAGAGTCATCTCCTGCCCGATGGTCCACGGTCATGAGCACGAGCGCCGCGGCCAGCAGCAGTCCCAGGCTCATCCGTGCCCGACGCGTGTCTTTCATCAGTGCCGCGGCTCCGGGACCAGGACCTGCTGCAAGGCGTCAAAGTCCTCGACGCACTTACCCGAGCCGAGGGCCACGGAGTCGAGTGCGTTGTCCACCAGATGAATCGGCATACCGGTCTCGTCCTTGAGCCGCTCGTCCATGCCCTTGAGGAGCGCGCCACCTCCGGTGAGCGCGATGCCCCGGTCCATCAGATCCCCGGAGAGCTCCGGCGGGCACTTGTCCAGGGTGGTCTTGACCGCGTCCACGATCGCGTTCACCGACTCCTCGGTGGCCTTACGGATCTCCTGGGCCGATACGATGATCGTTTTTGGCAGGCCACTGACCAGGTCACGCCCCCGGATCTCGGCATGTCCCTCGTCGGGGAGCACACAGGCGGAGCCGATCGCCATCTTGATCTCTTCGGCGGTCCGCTCGCCGAGCATGAGTGAGTATTCCTTCTTCGCGAAGCTGATGATCGCCTGATCCAGCTCGTCGCCGCCAACCCGGATCGACTGACTGGTCACCACACCGCCCATTGAGATGATGGCCACCTCGGTGGTGCCTCCGCCGACGTCGACCACCATGTTGCCGGTCGGCTCGTGCACGGGGAGCCCGGCGCCGATCGCCGCGGCCATCGGCTCCTCGATGATGAAGACCTGGCGCGCCCCCGCCTGATAGCCGGCTTCCTTGACCGCGCGCTGCTCGACCCCGGTGATCCCGCTCGGCACCGCGATGATGATGCGAGGCTTGGCGAAGTGACGACGCTTGTGCACGCGCTGGATGAAGTAGCGGAGCATACGTTCGGTGACGTCGAAGTCGGCGATGACGCCATCCTTGAGCGGTCTGATCGCTACGATGTTGCCCGGAGTCCGGCCAATCATGCGCTTGGCCTCGATGCCGATGGCGACGATCTTCCCTGAGGTCGTGTTGATCGCGACGACGGACGGCTCGTTGAGCACGATGCCGCGACCTCGGACGTAGACGAGCGTATTGGCGGTGCCGAGGTCGACTGCCATGTCGCGGCCGAGAAAAGAAAGCATGCTGCTCATGGGGAAGGCGGCCCTCCTTCCGTGAGGTCGTCGGCGAAAACTACAGAACGCACTCGAATCGTAACGTGACGTACCCACACTTGAGCGCAATGAGCCCTTCAGTTCCAGGAAAATCTTAAGACGTGCCAAATACGTCGAGCCTCGTCACTCCCAGAGTGACGAGGCTCGACGGCGCCAGAGGCCGATAACGCCTAGAAACGGTCCGGGAAGAAGATCTTGATCTCGCGGGCGGCGGACTCCGGCGAGTCGGAGCCGTGAACCACGTTCTCACCGATCTCCAGGGCATGGTCGCCACGGATGGTGCCGGGGGCGGACTTGACCGGGTCGGTCAGGCCGGCGAGGGCGCGGAAGGCCTCGATGGCGCGGGGGCCCTCAAGCACCAGCGCGACCAGCGGGCCGGAGGTGATGAACTCGACCAACTCGCCGAAGAACGGCCGCTCGGCGTGCTCCGCGTAGTGCGTCTTGGCGGTCTCGACGTCCAGGGTGCGCAGTTCCAGCGCCGCGACCTTCAGGCCCTTGCGCTCGACCCGGGCGATCACATCGCCGATGAGACCACGCGCGACACCGTCGGGCTTGATCAGGACAAGAGTGCGCTCGGACACTGAAGTTCTCCTTTGAAAAGCAAAGATGATTCGCGAACGGTGGTGAACGCGCGAAGTTTACCGCCCTCTACCCGATTCCCCGTGGTCGACGGCGTCACGGATGAGCGGACCCCTCTCCCAGCGTGTCCTCCGGAGACGGCGTGGGCGGTGGGACCACCGGCAGCGTGCCGGTCCTGTCCGGCCGGGAGTCCGGCTCCGGCCGCGTCTCGGCCCGGCCCTGCCCACCGGCTCCCTCCGCGGAAGGCGGCCCATCCCAGGCGCCGCCTCCGGCCACAGGTGTGCTCACCTCATCGGGCCCGACGTCTGGAGAACGACGGCCCAGGACCGCGCAGAGCACGATCGTCACGACCACCAGGCCGCCGCCGATCAGGGCCCACAGGTGGAGTGCGCCCACGAAGCCGTCGACCAGCGCCTGGGGACTCCTCGCGTCCTCCAGCCAGGTGACCTGGACACCGCTGCCCAGCAGGAAGCCGGAAAGCACTCCGGGGAAGAGCAGCGACAGCCCGAAGAGTGCCGCGCCGGGCCTGCACGAGCGCAACGCGGAGGTGAGAGCCGCCGAGGCACCGGCTCCGATCAGAACGGACGGGAAGATCAGCACAAGCCCGTCGGAGGTGGGAAGGAGCAGCCGGACGGCGCACAGCCCGGCCACCACGGCCACCAGGCCACCCGCACCGGTCAGAAGCATGCCACCGTCGCCCAACCGGCCCACCAGCACCGCGGCGACAACGCCGATGACCCCGGCGGCCGCGAAAGCGGGCCACAGACCGGACAGACCCGGACCACCCAGCCCGCCGAGCTCGACGGAGGTGACCTGGGCGAAGGTGGGGAGGACGACGATGCCCACCGTGAGCATCGTGTAAGCGGGCGCCCGGCCACCGATACCGTCGAAAGCGCCCAGGGAGGCAGATCCGAAGAGCGCGAGGATCGACAGCAGCGCAGCGAGGATCAGCAGACTCGGAGGCCAGTCGAAGGTGCTTCCCAGGGCCAGCAGGGCAATCCCCGCAGCGGGCAGGGCCGCCATCCGCAGAGGCCCGCGCTCCACGGCGCTCGTCCCGCCGCCCTCGCCGCTTCTCATCCAGAACACGAGGTAGAGAGCGGCCAGCACGAGCGCGACTCCCGTGAGCATCGGGTACGGCTGGAGCGTGACCCTCCAGGACCTCACCTCGTCGAGCGGCCACAGGGCCAGCGCCTGTGCGGCGAGGAGACTCAGCGCGAGCATGCCACCCCACACCGCGCGCAGGAGCGGTGACCGCTCCCAGACTGCCGCCAGAGTGGCGGGCACCAGCAGGCCCGCCCCGACCCCGTGAAGGACCCGCAGGGCCCCCACCGCCAGTGTGGAGTCCGCGTACCCCCCGGCGGCGTCGGCCACCGCGAGCAGGACCAGTCCGGCGACCAGGATCGGGGCCGCGCGCATCCGCTGTACAGCGAGGGCCGCCAGCGGCACGGTGAGCACCATCGCGGGCAGTGCCAGCCCGTGGGCCCGCACCATCGCGACCTTCGAGATCTCGGGGGGCAGCAGGGCGGCCACCACGGAAATGGTGTTGGGGATGGCGACGATCGCCAGTGGAAGAACCACCGCGACCAGCAGCCCGAGGACGACATCGAGCATCACGGAGACACCGAGCGTGCGCGACAGGCCCTCGGGCCCGGCGGTCACCGCCCGAGTCGGCTGAATGGGAGGCACGGCCATGTCGGCCGACTTTAGCGGGAAGTCACGCCCTCGACACGGCGAGCGACGAATATCGCCGTGATCCACAGCGCGGTGAAGATCGCTCCAAGGAAGAACATCGTGGGGACCAGGAAACCCGCAGCGATGGCGAGCACTTGGACCAGGCTTCCCAAGACGTAGGCGAAGGGCCGCTTCAACATTCCTGTGACCAGGACACACAGGACCGCCAGGCCGATCCCGACGGTCACCGCGACAGCCGGCTCAATGTCCTGGGTGTTGATCGCCACCGGAGTGAACAGCCCGATGACGATCGCCTCCATGCCCAGCACGCTGGCACAGAGCCGCCGCATGCCCGGAGTGACTGTGATCATCTCTTGCCTTTCCGCCGTCGCCCGGCTCATGTGGCACCATCGGCCTTGAGCAGCAACCGCGCGTCTCCGGCGGTCACCACCGAACCGGTGATCAACACCCCGGCCCCGCTGAACTCTCCCAAGGCGTCCACCATCCCGATCGCCCGGTCGATCGCACTGTCCAACCGCTCGACCTGGTGGACCCGGTCCATCCCGAAGATCTCCTCAGCGAGCGCGGCGAGATCGTCCACGTCCATGGACCTGGGCGAGGAGTTACGGGTCACCACGATTTCGTCCATCATCGGCTCCATCAACTCCAGGATGCCTTGAACGTCCTTATCCTCGAACACCGCGACCACGCCGATGAGCTTGGCGAAGTCGAATGACTCCTGAACGGCCTCCAGCGTGGCCTGGATCCCGCCCGGGTTGTGCGCGGCGTCCACCAGCACCGTGGGGCCCCGCCGTACGACCTCGAGCCTGCCGGGCGAACTCACCTGAAGGAACGCCTGCCGGACCAGCTCGGGATCGAGTGCGTCCTCCCCGACGCTCAGCGCCTCGACCGCGGCCAACGCGCAAGCGGCGTTGCTCGCCTGGTGCGCACCGTACAGCGGGAGCAGGACGTCGTCGTAGGTGCCCTTGAGGGTCTGCAGGCGGAGTAGCTGCCCGCCGATCGCGATTTCCCTGCCGAGCACGCCGAACTCCAACCCCTCGCGCGCCACAGTGGCTCCCACCTCGGCCGCTTTGCGCATCAGGACCTCGGCTGCGGGAAGTTGCTGCTGAGCGAGTATGGCTGTCGCACCTGGTTTGATGATGCCGGCCTTCTCCCCCGCGATCGTCGCGACGTCGGGGCCGAGATAGTCGACGTGGTCCAGCGAGATGGGGGTGATGACGGCCACCGCGCCGTCGGCGACGTTGGTGGCGTCGAAGCTGCCTCCCATCCCGGTCTCGATGACAGCGACGTCGACGGGGGCATCGGCGAAGGCCGCGAAAGCCATCGCGGTAAGGGTTTCGAAGAAGGAGAGGCGACGTCCCCCTGCGTCGATCATCCCCAGATAGGGGGCGATGTCCTCGTAGACCTCGACGAAGCGCTCCTCGCTCAGCGGGGCGCCGTCCACGGAGATGCGCTCACGCATGGAGACGAGGTGCGGGCTGGTGAAACGGCCGACGCGGAGGTTACGCTCACGCAGAATCGTCTCGACCATACGGGTCGTGCTCGACTTGCCGTTGGTCCCGGCGACATGCACGACCGGGTAGGAATGCTGCGGGGAGCCGAGCAGGTCCATGAGTGCGGCGATCCTGTCGAGAGTGGGATCGAAGTTCCACTCGACGCCGCGTTCCATGATTGCGCGTTCAACCGCTCGATAGTCCACGCCTCAAGCCTACTGACCTCGCCGACAGGTTCCCGACAGGCCCCGGGAAACAGAAAAGGCCACCCCGAAGGATGGCCTTTCCCAAAAGATTGCCCGGCGGCGACCTACTCTCCCACACCGTCCCCGGTGCAGTACCATCGGCGCTGAAGAGCTTAACTTCCGGGTTCGGAATGTAACCGGGTGTTTCCCCTTCGCCATAACCGCCGTAACACTATGAAACTATCAAACACACAACGGTGCCTGCTGTTTCAGAATTGCATAGTGGACGCGGGCAACAACCCTGGCTTCGCGCTGCTCCGGACCCGGCGAAGGGACAGAGCGCTGCAGAAACCAAGCTTATGCTTTGTGGTCAAGTCCTCGGCCTATTAGTACCGGTCAGCTCCACACGTTACCATGCTTCCACCTCCGGCCTATCAACCCAATCGTCTATTGGGAGCCTTACCCACTCTCATGGTGGGAGACCTCATCTCAAGGCGAGCTTCCCGCTTAGATGCTTTCAGCGGTTATCCCTTCCGA
Above is a genomic segment from Streptosporangium album containing:
- a CDS encoding bifunctional folylpolyglutamate synthase/dihydrofolate synthase, with amino-acid sequence MERGVEWNFDPTLDRIAALMDLLGSPQHSYPVVHVAGTNGKSSTTRMVETILRERNLRVGRFTSPHLVSMRERISVDGAPLSEERFVEVYEDIAPYLGMIDAGGRRLSFFETLTAMAFAAFADAPVDVAVIETGMGGSFDATNVADGAVAVITPISLDHVDYLGPDVATIAGEKAGIIKPGATAILAQQQLPAAEVLMRKAAEVGATVAREGLEFGVLGREIAIGGQLLRLQTLKGTYDDVLLPLYGAHQASNAACALAAVEALSVGEDALDPELVRQAFLQVSSPGRLEVVRRGPTVLVDAAHNPGGIQATLEAVQESFDFAKLIGVVAVFEDKDVQGILELMEPMMDEIVVTRNSSPRSMDVDDLAALAEEIFGMDRVHQVERLDSAIDRAIGMVDALGEFSGAGVLITGSVVTAGDARLLLKADGAT